A DNA window from Canis lupus dingo isolate Sandy chromosome 2, ASM325472v2, whole genome shotgun sequence contains the following coding sequences:
- the MCM10 gene encoding protein MCM10 homolog isoform X4 produces the protein MHREPDVGFDPGAPGSHPGPKASAKPLHHPGIPLSCLINGEEDDLSLLTALLEENESALDCNPEESHPLTQEDREPDAYDELFDADDDDELRKLQEQMKCLQKQLEIATIKQPTSSPLPPKSVDKSSRPPLKEKKVQRILESTCFSAELDVPALPKTKRVARTPKVSPAEPKSSSSRMTSTSPQPLRTTPGNKPSGMARGQNAGTPRSSGEPAQTVVSVEAFSGLRLRRPRVSSTEMNKKMIGRKLIRLSQLKEKMASEKLEEIDWVTFGVILKKITPQSCNSGKTFSIWRLNDLRDLTRYVSLFLFGEVHKELWKTEQGTVIGLLNANPMKPKDGSDEVCLSVDHPQKILIMGEALDLGTCKAKKKNGQPCTQTVNLNDCEYCQYHIQAQYKKLSARRADLQSTFSGGRIPKKFARKGSSLKERLCQDGFYYGGVSSASYAASVAAAVAPKKKIQTTLTNLVVKGTDLIIQETQQKLGIPQKSLSCSEEFKELMDLPTFGARNLKQHLAKARLPGITGSPKPAFQSVSASALLKQQKQHMLEMRKKRSEEIQKRFLQSSSGIKSPAVTPSSQRVPSQSLQTAAVLPSLEGAPATQMPKLGRGISEGDDVLFFDESPPPRPKLSALAEAKKLAAITKLRAKGQILTKTDPNSIKKKQKDPQDVLGVKDRVEKNHNFSPEAEDELEPARKKRREQLTYLESEEFQKILKAKSKHTGILKEAEAELQERYFEPLVKKEQMEEKMRSIREVKCRVVTCKTCAYTHLKPLETCISEQHDYHWHDGIKRFFKCPCGNRSISLDRLPKKHCSNCGLFKWERDGMLKEKMGPKIGGETLLPRGEEHAKFLNSLK, from the exons atgcaccgggagcccgacgtgggattcgatcccggggctccaggatcgcaccctgggccaaaggcaagcgctaaaccgctgcaccacccagggatccccctcagttGCCTTATTAATG GGGAGGAAGATGACTTATCTCTGCTCACTGCACTGCTGGAGGAGAATGAGTCTGCCTTGGATTGTAATCCAGAAGAAAGTCACCCCTTGACCCAGGAGGATCGTGAACCCGACGCCTATGATGAGCTCTTTGATGCGGATGACGATG atgaACTAAGGAAGTTGCAAGAGCAGATGAAATGTTTGCAAAAACAACTAGAAATAGCAACAATTAAACAGCCTACAAGTTCACCCCTTCCACCTAAATCTG taGATAAGTCATCACGTCCACCTCTTAAAGAGAAGAAAGTTCAGAGAATTCTGGAGTCGACGTGCTTTTCTGCAGAGCTTGATGTCCCTGCTCTCCCAAAAACCAAACGAGTGGCTCGGACACCAAAGGTTTCACCTGCAG AGCCCAAAAGCTCCTCTTCAAGAATGACAAGTACATCCCCTCAACCACTCCGAACTACTCCTGGAAACAAACCTAGTGGGATGGCCAGAGGTCAAAATGCAGGGACCCCTAGGAGTTCTGGGGAACCGGCTCAGACAGTAGTCTCCGTGGAAGCCTTCTCAGGCCTGAGGCTCAG GCGGCCTCGAGTGTCCTCCACAGAGATGAACAAGAAAATGATTGGCCGAAAACTGATCAGACTGTCTCAGCTCAAGGAAAAGATGGCAAGTGAGAAGCTAGAAGAAATAGACTGGGTGACTTTTGGGGTTATATTGAAGAAAATCACTCCGCAGAGTTGTAATAGT GGGAAAACATTTAGTATCTGGCGACTGAATGATCTCCGTGACCTGACACGGTATGTGTCATTGTTCTTATTTGGAGAAGTTCACAAAGAACTCTGGAAGACTGAACAGGGTACTGTCATAGGTCTGCTCAATGCTAACCCCATGAAGCCCAAGGATGGTTCAGATGAG GTGTGCTTGTCTGTTGATCATCCTCAGAAGATCTTAATCATGGGTGAGGCTCTTGACCTAGGAACCTGTAAAGCAAAGAAGAAGAATGGACAGCCGTGTACACAGACTGTTAATTTG AATGACTGTGAGTACTGTCAATATCACATCCAGGCTCAATATAAGAAGCTCAGTGCCAGGCGAGCTGACCTGCAGTCCACCTTCTCCGGAGGACGAATTCCAAAGAAGTTTGCCCGCAAAGGCAGCAGCCTAAAAGAACGGCTATGTCAGGATGGTTTTTACTATGGAGGGGTTTCTTCTGCATCGTACGCGGCCTCAGT TGCGGCTGCTGTTGCTCCTAAAAAGAAGATTCAAACCACTCTGACTAATCTGGTGGTTAAGGGGACAGACTTGATCATTCAGGAAACCCAACAAAAACTTG GAATACCCCAGAAGAGCTTGTCTTGCTCTGAGGAATTCAAGGAACTGATGGACTTGCCTACATTTGGAGCCAGAAACTTAAAACAACATTTAGCCAAAGCCAGGTTACCAG GGATAACAGGAAGCCCGAAACCTGCTTTCCAGTCTGTCTCAGCATCAGCCCTCTtaaagcagcagaagcagcacaTGCTggagatgaggaagaagaggtcagaagaaatacaaaaacg atttctcCAAAGCTCAAGTGGGATCAAGAGCCCAGCCGTGACACCCTCTTCTCAACGGGTCCCTTCCCAGTCTCTGCAAACGGCGGCTGTGTTGCCCAGCCTGGAAGGAGCACCAGCCACACAGATGCCCAAGCTGGGGCGAGGCATCTCAGAAGGAGATGACGTTCTCTTTTTTGATGAGTCACCACCACCAAGACCAAAACTGAGTGCTTTAGCAGAAGCCAAAAAG tTAGCTGCTATAACCAAATTAAGAGCAAAAGGCCAGATTCTGACAAAAACAGACCCAAACAgcattaaaaagaagcaaaaggaccCCCAGGATGTCCTAGGAGTGAAGGACCGTGTAGAAAAGAACCACAACTTTTCTCCTGAAG CTGAAGATGAGTTGGAGCCTgccaggaaaaaaaggagagaacaaCTTACCTACCTGGAATCtgaagaatttcagaaaattctaaaagcaaaatCAAAGCACACAGGAATACTCAAAGAG GCTGAGGCTGAGCTGCAAGAACGCTATTTTGAGCCATTggtgaaaaaagaacaaatggaagaaaagatgagaagCATCAGAGAAGTGAAATGTCGAGTAGTGACATGCAAGACG TGCGCCTATACCCACTTGAAGCCTTTGGAGACCTGCATCAGTGAGCAGCACGACTACCACTGGCATGACGGCATAAAGAGGTTTTTCAAGTGTCCCTGTGGAAACAGAAGCATCTCCCTCGATAGGCTCCCCAAAAAGCACTGCAG
- the MCM10 gene encoding protein MCM10 homolog isoform X1, producing MHREPDVGFDPGAPGSHPGPKASAKPLHHPGIPLSCLINGEEDDLSLLTALLEENESALDCNPEESHPLTQEDREPDAYDELFDADDDGESYSEEATDGELGETAVQKENLATLFGDMGDLTDEEEIPTRQSPENRVPPAPAPSQGKTNQELQDELRKLQEQMKCLQKQLEIATIKQPTSSPLPPKSVDKSSRPPLKEKKVQRILESTCFSAELDVPALPKTKRVARTPKVSPAEPKSSSSRMTSTSPQPLRTTPGNKPSGMARGQNAGTPRSSGEPAQTVVSVEAFSGLRLRRPRVSSTEMNKKMIGRKLIRLSQLKEKMASEKLEEIDWVTFGVILKKITPQSCNSGKTFSIWRLNDLRDLTRYVSLFLFGEVHKELWKTEQGTVIGLLNANPMKPKDGSDEVCLSVDHPQKILIMGEALDLGTCKAKKKNGQPCTQTVNLNDCEYCQYHIQAQYKKLSARRADLQSTFSGGRIPKKFARKGSSLKERLCQDGFYYGGVSSASYAASVAAAVAPKKKIQTTLTNLVVKGTDLIIQETQQKLGIPQKSLSCSEEFKELMDLPTFGARNLKQHLAKARLPGITGSPKPAFQSVSASALLKQQKQHMLEMRKKRSEEIQKRFLQSSSGIKSPAVTPSSQRVPSQSLQTAAVLPSLEGAPATQMPKLGRGISEGDDVLFFDESPPPRPKLSALAEAKKLAAITKLRAKGQILTKTDPNSIKKKQKDPQDVLGVKDRVEKNHNFSPEAEDELEPARKKRREQLTYLESEEFQKILKAKSKHTGILKEAEAELQERYFEPLVKKEQMEEKMRSIREVKCRVVTCKTCAYTHLKPLETCISEQHDYHWHDGIKRFFKCPCGNRSISLDRLPKKHCSNCGLFKWERDGMLKEKMGPKIGGETLLPRGEEHAKFLNSLK from the exons atgcaccgggagcccgacgtgggattcgatcccggggctccaggatcgcaccctgggccaaaggcaagcgctaaaccgctgcaccacccagggatccccctcagttGCCTTATTAATG GGGAGGAAGATGACTTATCTCTGCTCACTGCACTGCTGGAGGAGAATGAGTCTGCCTTGGATTGTAATCCAGAAGAAAGTCACCCCTTGACCCAGGAGGATCGTGAACCCGACGCCTATGATGAGCTCTTTGATGCGGATGACGATGGTGAATCTTACTCAGAGGAGGCCACTGATGGAGAACTGGGAGAGACTGCAGTGCAAAAGGAAAATTTGGCCACTCTCTTTGGAGATATGGGGGACTTAACAGATGAGGAAGAAATTCCCACACGGCAGTCACCTGAAAATAGAGTCCCCCCCGCTCCTGCTCCCAGTCAGGGGAAAACTAATCAAGAGTTGCAAG atgaACTAAGGAAGTTGCAAGAGCAGATGAAATGTTTGCAAAAACAACTAGAAATAGCAACAATTAAACAGCCTACAAGTTCACCCCTTCCACCTAAATCTG taGATAAGTCATCACGTCCACCTCTTAAAGAGAAGAAAGTTCAGAGAATTCTGGAGTCGACGTGCTTTTCTGCAGAGCTTGATGTCCCTGCTCTCCCAAAAACCAAACGAGTGGCTCGGACACCAAAGGTTTCACCTGCAG AGCCCAAAAGCTCCTCTTCAAGAATGACAAGTACATCCCCTCAACCACTCCGAACTACTCCTGGAAACAAACCTAGTGGGATGGCCAGAGGTCAAAATGCAGGGACCCCTAGGAGTTCTGGGGAACCGGCTCAGACAGTAGTCTCCGTGGAAGCCTTCTCAGGCCTGAGGCTCAG GCGGCCTCGAGTGTCCTCCACAGAGATGAACAAGAAAATGATTGGCCGAAAACTGATCAGACTGTCTCAGCTCAAGGAAAAGATGGCAAGTGAGAAGCTAGAAGAAATAGACTGGGTGACTTTTGGGGTTATATTGAAGAAAATCACTCCGCAGAGTTGTAATAGT GGGAAAACATTTAGTATCTGGCGACTGAATGATCTCCGTGACCTGACACGGTATGTGTCATTGTTCTTATTTGGAGAAGTTCACAAAGAACTCTGGAAGACTGAACAGGGTACTGTCATAGGTCTGCTCAATGCTAACCCCATGAAGCCCAAGGATGGTTCAGATGAG GTGTGCTTGTCTGTTGATCATCCTCAGAAGATCTTAATCATGGGTGAGGCTCTTGACCTAGGAACCTGTAAAGCAAAGAAGAAGAATGGACAGCCGTGTACACAGACTGTTAATTTG AATGACTGTGAGTACTGTCAATATCACATCCAGGCTCAATATAAGAAGCTCAGTGCCAGGCGAGCTGACCTGCAGTCCACCTTCTCCGGAGGACGAATTCCAAAGAAGTTTGCCCGCAAAGGCAGCAGCCTAAAAGAACGGCTATGTCAGGATGGTTTTTACTATGGAGGGGTTTCTTCTGCATCGTACGCGGCCTCAGT TGCGGCTGCTGTTGCTCCTAAAAAGAAGATTCAAACCACTCTGACTAATCTGGTGGTTAAGGGGACAGACTTGATCATTCAGGAAACCCAACAAAAACTTG GAATACCCCAGAAGAGCTTGTCTTGCTCTGAGGAATTCAAGGAACTGATGGACTTGCCTACATTTGGAGCCAGAAACTTAAAACAACATTTAGCCAAAGCCAGGTTACCAG GGATAACAGGAAGCCCGAAACCTGCTTTCCAGTCTGTCTCAGCATCAGCCCTCTtaaagcagcagaagcagcacaTGCTggagatgaggaagaagaggtcagaagaaatacaaaaacg atttctcCAAAGCTCAAGTGGGATCAAGAGCCCAGCCGTGACACCCTCTTCTCAACGGGTCCCTTCCCAGTCTCTGCAAACGGCGGCTGTGTTGCCCAGCCTGGAAGGAGCACCAGCCACACAGATGCCCAAGCTGGGGCGAGGCATCTCAGAAGGAGATGACGTTCTCTTTTTTGATGAGTCACCACCACCAAGACCAAAACTGAGTGCTTTAGCAGAAGCCAAAAAG tTAGCTGCTATAACCAAATTAAGAGCAAAAGGCCAGATTCTGACAAAAACAGACCCAAACAgcattaaaaagaagcaaaaggaccCCCAGGATGTCCTAGGAGTGAAGGACCGTGTAGAAAAGAACCACAACTTTTCTCCTGAAG CTGAAGATGAGTTGGAGCCTgccaggaaaaaaaggagagaacaaCTTACCTACCTGGAATCtgaagaatttcagaaaattctaaaagcaaaatCAAAGCACACAGGAATACTCAAAGAG GCTGAGGCTGAGCTGCAAGAACGCTATTTTGAGCCATTggtgaaaaaagaacaaatggaagaaaagatgagaagCATCAGAGAAGTGAAATGTCGAGTAGTGACATGCAAGACG TGCGCCTATACCCACTTGAAGCCTTTGGAGACCTGCATCAGTGAGCAGCACGACTACCACTGGCATGACGGCATAAAGAGGTTTTTCAAGTGTCCCTGTGGAAACAGAAGCATCTCCCTCGATAGGCTCCCCAAAAAGCACTGCAG
- the MCM10 gene encoding protein MCM10 homolog isoform X5: MHREPDVGFDPGAPGSHPGPKASAKPLHHPGIPLSCLINGEEDDLSLLTALLEENESALDCNPEESHPLTQEDREPDAYDELFDADDDDELRKLQEQMKCLQKQLEIATIKQPTSSPLPPKSDKSSRPPLKEKKVQRILESTCFSAELDVPALPKTKRVARTPKVSPAEPKSSSSRMTSTSPQPLRTTPGNKPSGMARGQNAGTPRSSGEPAQTVVSVEAFSGLRLRRPRVSSTEMNKKMIGRKLIRLSQLKEKMASEKLEEIDWVTFGVILKKITPQSCNSGKTFSIWRLNDLRDLTRYVSLFLFGEVHKELWKTEQGTVIGLLNANPMKPKDGSDEVCLSVDHPQKILIMGEALDLGTCKAKKKNGQPCTQTVNLNDCEYCQYHIQAQYKKLSARRADLQSTFSGGRIPKKFARKGSSLKERLCQDGFYYGGVSSASYAASVAAAVAPKKKIQTTLTNLVVKGTDLIIQETQQKLGIPQKSLSCSEEFKELMDLPTFGARNLKQHLAKARLPGITGSPKPAFQSVSASALLKQQKQHMLEMRKKRSEEIQKRFLQSSSGIKSPAVTPSSQRVPSQSLQTAAVLPSLEGAPATQMPKLGRGISEGDDVLFFDESPPPRPKLSALAEAKKLAAITKLRAKGQILTKTDPNSIKKKQKDPQDVLGVKDRVEKNHNFSPEAEDELEPARKKRREQLTYLESEEFQKILKAKSKHTGILKEAEAELQERYFEPLVKKEQMEEKMRSIREVKCRVVTCKTCAYTHLKPLETCISEQHDYHWHDGIKRFFKCPCGNRSISLDRLPKKHCSNCGLFKWERDGMLKEKMGPKIGGETLLPRGEEHAKFLNSLK, translated from the exons atgcaccgggagcccgacgtgggattcgatcccggggctccaggatcgcaccctgggccaaaggcaagcgctaaaccgctgcaccacccagggatccccctcagttGCCTTATTAATG GGGAGGAAGATGACTTATCTCTGCTCACTGCACTGCTGGAGGAGAATGAGTCTGCCTTGGATTGTAATCCAGAAGAAAGTCACCCCTTGACCCAGGAGGATCGTGAACCCGACGCCTATGATGAGCTCTTTGATGCGGATGACGATG atgaACTAAGGAAGTTGCAAGAGCAGATGAAATGTTTGCAAAAACAACTAGAAATAGCAACAATTAAACAGCCTACAAGTTCACCCCTTCCACCTAAATCTG ATAAGTCATCACGTCCACCTCTTAAAGAGAAGAAAGTTCAGAGAATTCTGGAGTCGACGTGCTTTTCTGCAGAGCTTGATGTCCCTGCTCTCCCAAAAACCAAACGAGTGGCTCGGACACCAAAGGTTTCACCTGCAG AGCCCAAAAGCTCCTCTTCAAGAATGACAAGTACATCCCCTCAACCACTCCGAACTACTCCTGGAAACAAACCTAGTGGGATGGCCAGAGGTCAAAATGCAGGGACCCCTAGGAGTTCTGGGGAACCGGCTCAGACAGTAGTCTCCGTGGAAGCCTTCTCAGGCCTGAGGCTCAG GCGGCCTCGAGTGTCCTCCACAGAGATGAACAAGAAAATGATTGGCCGAAAACTGATCAGACTGTCTCAGCTCAAGGAAAAGATGGCAAGTGAGAAGCTAGAAGAAATAGACTGGGTGACTTTTGGGGTTATATTGAAGAAAATCACTCCGCAGAGTTGTAATAGT GGGAAAACATTTAGTATCTGGCGACTGAATGATCTCCGTGACCTGACACGGTATGTGTCATTGTTCTTATTTGGAGAAGTTCACAAAGAACTCTGGAAGACTGAACAGGGTACTGTCATAGGTCTGCTCAATGCTAACCCCATGAAGCCCAAGGATGGTTCAGATGAG GTGTGCTTGTCTGTTGATCATCCTCAGAAGATCTTAATCATGGGTGAGGCTCTTGACCTAGGAACCTGTAAAGCAAAGAAGAAGAATGGACAGCCGTGTACACAGACTGTTAATTTG AATGACTGTGAGTACTGTCAATATCACATCCAGGCTCAATATAAGAAGCTCAGTGCCAGGCGAGCTGACCTGCAGTCCACCTTCTCCGGAGGACGAATTCCAAAGAAGTTTGCCCGCAAAGGCAGCAGCCTAAAAGAACGGCTATGTCAGGATGGTTTTTACTATGGAGGGGTTTCTTCTGCATCGTACGCGGCCTCAGT TGCGGCTGCTGTTGCTCCTAAAAAGAAGATTCAAACCACTCTGACTAATCTGGTGGTTAAGGGGACAGACTTGATCATTCAGGAAACCCAACAAAAACTTG GAATACCCCAGAAGAGCTTGTCTTGCTCTGAGGAATTCAAGGAACTGATGGACTTGCCTACATTTGGAGCCAGAAACTTAAAACAACATTTAGCCAAAGCCAGGTTACCAG GGATAACAGGAAGCCCGAAACCTGCTTTCCAGTCTGTCTCAGCATCAGCCCTCTtaaagcagcagaagcagcacaTGCTggagatgaggaagaagaggtcagaagaaatacaaaaacg atttctcCAAAGCTCAAGTGGGATCAAGAGCCCAGCCGTGACACCCTCTTCTCAACGGGTCCCTTCCCAGTCTCTGCAAACGGCGGCTGTGTTGCCCAGCCTGGAAGGAGCACCAGCCACACAGATGCCCAAGCTGGGGCGAGGCATCTCAGAAGGAGATGACGTTCTCTTTTTTGATGAGTCACCACCACCAAGACCAAAACTGAGTGCTTTAGCAGAAGCCAAAAAG tTAGCTGCTATAACCAAATTAAGAGCAAAAGGCCAGATTCTGACAAAAACAGACCCAAACAgcattaaaaagaagcaaaaggaccCCCAGGATGTCCTAGGAGTGAAGGACCGTGTAGAAAAGAACCACAACTTTTCTCCTGAAG CTGAAGATGAGTTGGAGCCTgccaggaaaaaaaggagagaacaaCTTACCTACCTGGAATCtgaagaatttcagaaaattctaaaagcaaaatCAAAGCACACAGGAATACTCAAAGAG GCTGAGGCTGAGCTGCAAGAACGCTATTTTGAGCCATTggtgaaaaaagaacaaatggaagaaaagatgagaagCATCAGAGAAGTGAAATGTCGAGTAGTGACATGCAAGACG TGCGCCTATACCCACTTGAAGCCTTTGGAGACCTGCATCAGTGAGCAGCACGACTACCACTGGCATGACGGCATAAAGAGGTTTTTCAAGTGTCCCTGTGGAAACAGAAGCATCTCCCTCGATAGGCTCCCCAAAAAGCACTGCAG
- the MCM10 gene encoding protein MCM10 homolog isoform X3 has translation MDGEEDDLSLLTALLEENESALDCNPEESHPLTQEDREPDAYDELFDADDDGESYSEEATDGELGETAVQKENLATLFGDMGDLTDEEEIPTRQSPENRVPPAPAPSQGKTNQELQDELRKLQEQMKCLQKQLEIATIKQPTSSPLPPKSVDKSSRPPLKEKKVQRILESTCFSAELDVPALPKTKRVARTPKVSPAEPKSSSSRMTSTSPQPLRTTPGNKPSGMARGQNAGTPRSSGEPAQTVVSVEAFSGLRLRRPRVSSTEMNKKMIGRKLIRLSQLKEKMASEKLEEIDWVTFGVILKKITPQSCNSGKTFSIWRLNDLRDLTRYVSLFLFGEVHKELWKTEQGTVIGLLNANPMKPKDGSDEVCLSVDHPQKILIMGEALDLGTCKAKKKNGQPCTQTVNLNDCEYCQYHIQAQYKKLSARRADLQSTFSGGRIPKKFARKGSSLKERLCQDGFYYGGVSSASYAASVAAAVAPKKKIQTTLTNLVVKGTDLIIQETQQKLGIPQKSLSCSEEFKELMDLPTFGARNLKQHLAKARLPGITGSPKPAFQSVSASALLKQQKQHMLEMRKKRSEEIQKRFLQSSSGIKSPAVTPSSQRVPSQSLQTAAVLPSLEGAPATQMPKLGRGISEGDDVLFFDESPPPRPKLSALAEAKKLAAITKLRAKGQILTKTDPNSIKKKQKDPQDVLGVKDRVEKNHNFSPEAEDELEPARKKRREQLTYLESEEFQKILKAKSKHTGILKEAEAELQERYFEPLVKKEQMEEKMRSIREVKCRVVTCKTCAYTHLKPLETCISEQHDYHWHDGIKRFFKCPCGNRSISLDRLPKKHCSNCGLFKWERDGMLKEKMGPKIGGETLLPRGEEHAKFLNSLK, from the exons ATGGATG GGGAGGAAGATGACTTATCTCTGCTCACTGCACTGCTGGAGGAGAATGAGTCTGCCTTGGATTGTAATCCAGAAGAAAGTCACCCCTTGACCCAGGAGGATCGTGAACCCGACGCCTATGATGAGCTCTTTGATGCGGATGACGATGGTGAATCTTACTCAGAGGAGGCCACTGATGGAGAACTGGGAGAGACTGCAGTGCAAAAGGAAAATTTGGCCACTCTCTTTGGAGATATGGGGGACTTAACAGATGAGGAAGAAATTCCCACACGGCAGTCACCTGAAAATAGAGTCCCCCCCGCTCCTGCTCCCAGTCAGGGGAAAACTAATCAAGAGTTGCAAG atgaACTAAGGAAGTTGCAAGAGCAGATGAAATGTTTGCAAAAACAACTAGAAATAGCAACAATTAAACAGCCTACAAGTTCACCCCTTCCACCTAAATCTG taGATAAGTCATCACGTCCACCTCTTAAAGAGAAGAAAGTTCAGAGAATTCTGGAGTCGACGTGCTTTTCTGCAGAGCTTGATGTCCCTGCTCTCCCAAAAACCAAACGAGTGGCTCGGACACCAAAGGTTTCACCTGCAG AGCCCAAAAGCTCCTCTTCAAGAATGACAAGTACATCCCCTCAACCACTCCGAACTACTCCTGGAAACAAACCTAGTGGGATGGCCAGAGGTCAAAATGCAGGGACCCCTAGGAGTTCTGGGGAACCGGCTCAGACAGTAGTCTCCGTGGAAGCCTTCTCAGGCCTGAGGCTCAG GCGGCCTCGAGTGTCCTCCACAGAGATGAACAAGAAAATGATTGGCCGAAAACTGATCAGACTGTCTCAGCTCAAGGAAAAGATGGCAAGTGAGAAGCTAGAAGAAATAGACTGGGTGACTTTTGGGGTTATATTGAAGAAAATCACTCCGCAGAGTTGTAATAGT GGGAAAACATTTAGTATCTGGCGACTGAATGATCTCCGTGACCTGACACGGTATGTGTCATTGTTCTTATTTGGAGAAGTTCACAAAGAACTCTGGAAGACTGAACAGGGTACTGTCATAGGTCTGCTCAATGCTAACCCCATGAAGCCCAAGGATGGTTCAGATGAG GTGTGCTTGTCTGTTGATCATCCTCAGAAGATCTTAATCATGGGTGAGGCTCTTGACCTAGGAACCTGTAAAGCAAAGAAGAAGAATGGACAGCCGTGTACACAGACTGTTAATTTG AATGACTGTGAGTACTGTCAATATCACATCCAGGCTCAATATAAGAAGCTCAGTGCCAGGCGAGCTGACCTGCAGTCCACCTTCTCCGGAGGACGAATTCCAAAGAAGTTTGCCCGCAAAGGCAGCAGCCTAAAAGAACGGCTATGTCAGGATGGTTTTTACTATGGAGGGGTTTCTTCTGCATCGTACGCGGCCTCAGT TGCGGCTGCTGTTGCTCCTAAAAAGAAGATTCAAACCACTCTGACTAATCTGGTGGTTAAGGGGACAGACTTGATCATTCAGGAAACCCAACAAAAACTTG GAATACCCCAGAAGAGCTTGTCTTGCTCTGAGGAATTCAAGGAACTGATGGACTTGCCTACATTTGGAGCCAGAAACTTAAAACAACATTTAGCCAAAGCCAGGTTACCAG GGATAACAGGAAGCCCGAAACCTGCTTTCCAGTCTGTCTCAGCATCAGCCCTCTtaaagcagcagaagcagcacaTGCTggagatgaggaagaagaggtcagaagaaatacaaaaacg atttctcCAAAGCTCAAGTGGGATCAAGAGCCCAGCCGTGACACCCTCTTCTCAACGGGTCCCTTCCCAGTCTCTGCAAACGGCGGCTGTGTTGCCCAGCCTGGAAGGAGCACCAGCCACACAGATGCCCAAGCTGGGGCGAGGCATCTCAGAAGGAGATGACGTTCTCTTTTTTGATGAGTCACCACCACCAAGACCAAAACTGAGTGCTTTAGCAGAAGCCAAAAAG tTAGCTGCTATAACCAAATTAAGAGCAAAAGGCCAGATTCTGACAAAAACAGACCCAAACAgcattaaaaagaagcaaaaggaccCCCAGGATGTCCTAGGAGTGAAGGACCGTGTAGAAAAGAACCACAACTTTTCTCCTGAAG CTGAAGATGAGTTGGAGCCTgccaggaaaaaaaggagagaacaaCTTACCTACCTGGAATCtgaagaatttcagaaaattctaaaagcaaaatCAAAGCACACAGGAATACTCAAAGAG GCTGAGGCTGAGCTGCAAGAACGCTATTTTGAGCCATTggtgaaaaaagaacaaatggaagaaaagatgagaagCATCAGAGAAGTGAAATGTCGAGTAGTGACATGCAAGACG TGCGCCTATACCCACTTGAAGCCTTTGGAGACCTGCATCAGTGAGCAGCACGACTACCACTGGCATGACGGCATAAAGAGGTTTTTCAAGTGTCCCTGTGGAAACAGAAGCATCTCCCTCGATAGGCTCCCCAAAAAGCACTGCAG